One Bdellovibrio bacteriovorus str. Tiberius DNA segment encodes these proteins:
- a CDS encoding M23 family metallopeptidase: protein MSYTQSMTPGWNQLVKFAGCIATLGTLGSCTTFHTPLSREYLAPNGGTNARVAASDHSPRIEQSLTFDWPVDRARMTRGFLPNKRRPHLGIDLAAPKGTPILASQAGTVIYAGREFRGYGKMVLIESGNGWATLYAHFDKILVAEGQKVRQGEVVGAMGRTGRATGVHLHFEVRKDRGPIDPLPLLPSVTAQL, encoded by the coding sequence ATGTCGTATACTCAATCTATGACACCAGGATGGAATCAGCTCGTTAAATTTGCAGGATGCATTGCCACGTTGGGAACTTTGGGTTCCTGTACGACTTTTCACACACCCCTTTCACGCGAATATCTGGCACCCAACGGCGGAACTAACGCCCGTGTGGCCGCTTCAGATCACAGCCCCCGCATCGAACAGTCTTTGACCTTTGATTGGCCTGTGGATCGCGCACGCATGACCCGTGGGTTCTTACCTAACAAACGCCGCCCGCATCTGGGTATTGATCTGGCAGCGCCTAAAGGAACGCCTATTTTGGCTTCCCAGGCTGGCACCGTGATCTATGCAGGTCGTGAGTTCCGTGGTTACGGAAAGATGGTCCTGATCGAGTCTGGCAACGGCTGGGCGACTCTTTACGCTCACTTTGACAAGATCCTGGTCGCGGAAGGCCAGAAGGTCCGCCAAGGCGAAGTTGTCGGCGCCATGGGCCGCACAGGACGCGCCACCGGGGTTCACCTGCACTTTGAAGTCAGAAAGGACCGCGGACCGATTGACCCGCTTCCGCTTCTTCCTTCAGTCACGGCACAGCTATAA
- the glyA gene encoding serine hydroxymethyltransferase, which yields MHSTSLTLSQVDPEILAAINKESERQQFGLEMIASENYTSKAVMEAQGSILTNKYAEGYPGKRYYGGCVNVDTVESLAIERAKKLFGVQYANVQPHSGSQANMGVYLAACKAGETILGMDLSHGGHLTHGSPVNFSGMLFKAASYKLDPETGRLNYDTIRATAKETQPKLIIAGYSAYPRTLDFAKFKEIADEVGAQLLVDMAHFAGLVATGHHPSPVPYADYITTTTHKTLRGPRGGMILTNSEEKAKTMNSRIFPGIQGGPLEHVIAGKAVAFGEALKPEFKDYSGKVVSNAKVLAEELLSAGFKLVTGGTDNHLILMDLSDREITGKLAENSLDEAGITVNKNTVPNEKRSPFVTSGVRIGTPALTTRGMGPSEMKQIAKWIGQVLNNAEDTAVKNRVHEEVKELCKQFPIY from the coding sequence ATGCATTCCACATCACTTACTTTATCCCAGGTTGACCCCGAGATTCTGGCAGCCATCAACAAAGAATCCGAACGTCAGCAGTTCGGTCTGGAAATGATCGCTTCTGAAAACTACACCTCCAAAGCCGTGATGGAAGCTCAAGGATCCATCCTGACCAACAAATATGCCGAAGGTTACCCAGGAAAACGCTACTATGGTGGTTGCGTGAATGTGGACACCGTCGAGTCCCTGGCCATTGAAAGAGCGAAAAAACTTTTCGGCGTTCAATATGCCAACGTACAACCGCACTCTGGGTCTCAAGCCAATATGGGTGTTTATCTGGCGGCATGCAAAGCTGGCGAAACTATCCTGGGCATGGATCTTTCTCACGGTGGGCATTTGACTCACGGATCTCCGGTGAACTTCAGCGGGATGTTGTTCAAAGCGGCTTCGTACAAGCTGGATCCAGAAACAGGTCGTTTGAATTATGATACAATCCGCGCCACCGCGAAAGAGACTCAGCCAAAACTGATCATCGCAGGCTACAGCGCTTATCCGCGCACCTTGGATTTTGCAAAATTCAAAGAGATCGCTGATGAAGTGGGCGCACAGTTGCTGGTGGACATGGCGCACTTTGCGGGTCTTGTGGCAACTGGCCATCACCCGTCCCCGGTTCCCTATGCTGATTACATCACCACGACCACTCACAAAACTTTGCGCGGTCCTCGCGGCGGTATGATTCTGACGAACTCAGAAGAAAAAGCCAAGACCATGAACTCGCGTATCTTCCCCGGCATCCAGGGTGGTCCGCTAGAGCACGTGATTGCCGGCAAAGCCGTGGCCTTCGGCGAAGCTCTTAAACCAGAGTTTAAAGATTATTCCGGCAAAGTTGTCAGCAACGCAAAAGTTTTGGCAGAAGAACTGCTGTCTGCAGGCTTCAAACTTGTGACTGGCGGTACTGATAATCACCTTATTCTGATGGATCTGAGCGATCGCGAAATCACCGGGAAGCTTGCGGAAAATTCTTTGGATGAAGCCGGCATCACTGTGAATAAAAACACTGTGCCAAATGAAAAGCGCTCTCCGTTTGTCACCAGTGGTGTTCGCATTGGAACTCCAGCATTGACCACACGTGGAATGGGTCCTTCTGAAATGAAGCAAATTGCTAAATGGATCGGCCAAGTTCTGAATAATGCGGAAGATACTGCCGTGAAAAACCGCGTGCATGAAGAAGTAAAAGAGCTTTGCAAGCAGTTCCCGATTTACTAA
- a CDS encoding RpiB/LacA/LacB family sugar-phosphate isomerase yields MIVYVGCDHAGLDLKLKVMAALPDIQWKDMGTHSADSVDYPDYANHVCREVVQVELQNQKNNLIDSQKGPALGLLICGSGQGMAIRANKFPQIRAALCWNNDIARLSREHNNANILCLSERFTSPDDAVKMLQTFLSTSFAGGRHQQRVDKLSSDTGC; encoded by the coding sequence ATGATTGTCTATGTTGGCTGCGATCACGCTGGGTTGGATTTAAAACTTAAAGTGATGGCGGCTCTTCCAGATATCCAATGGAAGGACATGGGCACTCACTCCGCTGATTCTGTCGACTATCCGGACTATGCCAATCATGTGTGCCGCGAAGTTGTTCAAGTAGAACTTCAAAATCAAAAGAACAATCTGATTGATTCTCAAAAAGGCCCGGCACTGGGTCTTTTGATCTGTGGCTCTGGGCAGGGTATGGCCATTCGCGCCAACAAGTTTCCACAGATTCGTGCGGCGCTTTGCTGGAACAACGACATCGCCCGCCTGTCCCGCGAACATAATAATGCGAACATTCTTTGCCTGAGCGAACGCTTCACATCTCCCGATGATGCGGTGAAGATGCTTCAAACGTTCCTGTCGACCTCCTTCGCCGGTGGACGCCACCAGCAGCGTGTCGACAAGCTTTCAAGCGACACTGGTTGTTGA
- the fabF gene encoding beta-ketoacyl-ACP synthase II, translated as MNSRFERPSKPQRRVVVTGVGAVTPLGNTIEESWAAATRGQSGIAKITKFDTTGFDVTFAGEVKGFNTDQYVEKKEQKKMDEFIHYSIAASKMAVEMAKLELTEEVKNQAGVIIGVGIGGLANIEETAIKMKERGPGRISPFFIPSVITNLAAGQVTISLGLKGPNYSVTSACASGVHSIGDAVRYIRDGMTDVMLAGGAESTICGLAVGGFASMRALSTRNDAPEKASRPWDKDRDGFVLAEGAAVLCIESLEHAVKRGANILCEITGYGVSSDAYHMTSPAPEGAGGYAAMSMALKDSGLKAEDINYINAHGTSTPVGDGLETAAIKRLLGDHAKKVWVSSTKSMMGHALGAAGAIESAFCVMAIRDQMAPPTINLENPSEDCDLDYVPNEARKGKITNVINNSFGFGGTNASMIFSKYEG; from the coding sequence ATGAACTCCCGATTTGAACGTCCATCCAAACCACAGAGAAGAGTTGTCGTCACCGGAGTAGGCGCAGTCACTCCCCTTGGTAACACCATTGAGGAGAGCTGGGCAGCTGCAACCCGTGGTCAATCTGGGATCGCCAAGATCACCAAATTCGACACGACAGGCTTTGATGTGACTTTTGCCGGCGAAGTAAAAGGTTTCAACACAGACCAATACGTCGAGAAAAAAGAGCAAAAGAAAATGGACGAGTTCATTCACTACTCGATCGCAGCTTCCAAAATGGCCGTGGAAATGGCCAAGCTGGAGCTGACCGAAGAAGTGAAGAATCAAGCGGGAGTCATCATTGGTGTCGGCATCGGTGGTCTTGCGAACATCGAAGAAACCGCCATCAAAATGAAGGAAAGAGGACCGGGCCGTATCAGTCCGTTCTTCATCCCTTCTGTGATCACGAACCTGGCCGCTGGTCAGGTGACGATCTCATTGGGACTGAAAGGTCCTAACTATTCTGTGACTTCAGCGTGTGCTTCAGGTGTTCACTCTATCGGGGATGCTGTTCGCTATATTCGCGACGGCATGACTGATGTGATGCTTGCAGGTGGCGCAGAAAGCACGATCTGTGGTTTGGCCGTTGGAGGCTTTGCTTCCATGCGCGCCCTGTCCACCCGCAATGATGCTCCTGAAAAAGCCAGCCGTCCTTGGGATAAAGACCGTGACGGATTTGTTTTGGCAGAGGGTGCGGCGGTTCTTTGCATCGAATCCCTTGAACACGCGGTTAAACGTGGTGCCAATATTCTTTGCGAAATCACAGGCTACGGAGTTTCCTCCGATGCTTATCACATGACTTCTCCGGCTCCAGAAGGCGCTGGCGGTTATGCGGCGATGTCTATGGCTTTGAAAGACTCTGGTCTGAAAGCGGAAGACATCAACTATATCAACGCTCACGGCACAAGTACGCCAGTGGGTGACGGCCTTGAAACCGCAGCAATCAAACGCCTGCTGGGTGATCATGCGAAAAAGGTCTGGGTTTCCAGCACCAAATCCATGATGGGTCACGCGTTGGGTGCAGCCGGCGCAATTGAGTCTGCTTTCTGTGTGATGGCAATTCGCGATCAGATGGCTCCACCAACGATCAACTTGGAAAATCCAAGTGAAGACTGTGATTTGGATTACGTTCCTAATGAGGCACGTAAAGGTAAAATCACCAATGTCATCAACAACAGTTTTGGTTTCGGTGGAACCAATGCTTCCATGATCTTCTCGAAATACGAAGGATAA
- the acpP gene encoding acyl carrier protein: MAIHPKVKDIIVEQLGVDPDKVKAEASFIDDLGADSLDIVELVMAMEEEFDLEIPDEDAEKLKTVQDVASYLEKKGKA, from the coding sequence ATGGCTATTCATCCAAAGGTTAAAGATATCATCGTTGAACAACTTGGCGTAGATCCAGATAAAGTTAAAGCGGAAGCTTCTTTCATCGACGATCTGGGCGCAGACAGCTTGGATATCGTTGAACTTGTGATGGCAATGGAAGAAGAATTCGATCTTGAAATCCCTGACGAAGACGCTGAAAAGCTGAAGACAGTTCAAGACGTAGCTTCTTACCTTGAGAAAAAAGGAAAAGCTTAA
- the fabG gene encoding 3-oxoacyl-[acyl-carrier-protein] reductase, translating to MSGKSLQGKKIVVTGGSRGIGAAIVKLLADEGAQVAFTYSSREEAAQQVAHSLTGEGHFYIKMDIANEESVNSAVDHILEKWSDIDGVVNNAGITKDGLLLRMKAEDFDSVVNTNLRGTFLVTKAFTKPMMKARKGSIVNIVSIIGETGNAGQANYAASKAGTIAFSKSVALELGSRNVRVNNVAPGYIATEMTDVLSEDVKSKMMDKIPLAKIGEGSDVAQAVRFLLSDESKYITGHTLDVNGGMHMN from the coding sequence ATGAGCGGAAAGTCGCTTCAAGGAAAGAAAATTGTTGTCACTGGTGGCAGCCGCGGAATTGGCGCTGCTATCGTTAAGCTTCTTGCTGATGAAGGCGCTCAGGTTGCCTTCACTTACTCTTCCCGCGAAGAGGCCGCTCAACAGGTGGCTCACTCTTTGACGGGCGAAGGTCACTTCTACATCAAAATGGATATCGCGAACGAAGAATCTGTGAACTCTGCTGTAGATCACATTCTGGAAAAATGGAGCGACATCGACGGCGTTGTGAACAATGCCGGCATCACCAAAGATGGATTGCTTCTGCGCATGAAAGCAGAAGATTTCGATTCCGTGGTGAACACCAATCTGCGCGGCACCTTCCTGGTGACCAAAGCCTTTACCAAACCAATGATGAAAGCACGTAAAGGTTCCATCGTGAACATCGTGTCTATCATTGGCGAGACTGGCAACGCAGGTCAGGCGAACTATGCAGCGTCCAAGGCCGGCACGATTGCTTTCAGCAAATCCGTGGCACTGGAACTGGGTTCCCGCAATGTGCGCGTGAACAACGTGGCACCTGGATACATCGCAACTGAAATGACAGATGTTCTTTCTGAAGATGTAAAATCCAAAATGATGGATAAGATTCCCTTGGCAAAAATCGGCGAAGGATCAGATGTGGCACAAGCCGTGCGTTTCCTTTTGAGCGACGAATCCAAGTACATCACCGGTCACACATTGGATGTGAACGGTGGAATGCACATGAACTAA